GTGTTCTTCATCGTGGCGGCCTCGGCGCCCCTGACGGCGGTGGCGGGTGGGCAGGCGGCGACCTACCTGGTCACCGGCAACCGGGGCGTCCCGTTCATGTTTATACCTTTAGGGATCATCCTCGCCCTCTTCGCCGTGGGGTATGCGGCGATGAGCCGCCACGTGGCCAACGCCGGGGCCTTCTACTCCTACGTCGCCCGGGGGCTGGGCAAGGCGCCTGGGGTGGGGGCGGCCTTCGTGGCTCTGATTGCGTACAACGCGATGCAGATCGGGATCTACGGCCTCTTCGGCGTGGCGATGGGGGCTTTTATGTCCGGCTACCTCGGCGTGGAGCTGCCCTGGTGGGCCTGGTGCCTGATCGGCGCGGGGGTGATCGGGGTGCTCGGCGTCTTGCAGATAGACCTCAACGCCCGCGTGCTCGCGGTGGCCCTCGTCCTCGAGGTGCTCGTCGTCGCGCTCTTCGACCTGGCCGTCTTCGCCGACCCCGGACCACAGGGGCTCTCCCTCGTCGGCTTCGACCCGACGGTCGCCTTCGGGGCGGCGGCGGGCGCAACGCTCACCTTCTGCGTCGCCTCCTTTGTCGGGTTCGAGTCGGCGGCGATCTACTCCGAGGAGTGCCGCGACCCCCGGCGCACCGTGGCGCGGGCGACGTTCATCGCGGTCGGCCTGATCGCGGCCTTCTACGCCCTCTCGAGCTGGCTGCTCTCGGTCGCCGCCGGGCCGGACACGATCGTGAACCCGGCCCGGCTGGTCGAGTCGGGCTTCGCCACCGCCGGAAACCCCGACCCGACGACGGTGCTCTTCGTCGCGGGGGCCGAGCGCCTCGGTGAGATCTGGGGCACCGCCGCGGCGCTTTTGTTCGCGACGAGCCTCTTCGCGGCGCTCCTCTCGTTCCACAACGCGGTGGCCCGCTACGCGTTCGCGCTCGGCCGCGAGGGCGTCCTCCCGCGGGCGTTCGGGACGGTGCACGCGATCACCGGGGCGCCCGTGGTCGCCTCGCTGGCGCAGACCGTCCTCGCGGTCTCGGTCGTCGGGATCTTCGCCCTCGCCGCCGCGGACCCGGTGCTGACGCTCTTCACCTGGCTGACGAACCTGGGCGCTCTCGGCGTGCTGCTCCTCATGACGGTCACCTCCTTCGCCGTCGTGGGGTACTTCCGGCGGCGCCCGGAGGAGGGGCTCGGCCGCTGGACGACCGCCGTAGCCCCGGCGGTCGCGGGTGCGCTCCTGCTCGTCGTCTTCGTCCTCGGCGTGACGAACTTCAACGTCCTCATCACCGGCTCGACCGAGGCCCCGACGGACCCCATGACGATAGTGCTCCCGGCGATCCTGTTCGGCGGCGGGGTGCTGGGTCTCCTCGTCGGGGCGATCCTCAAGGCGCGCCGCTCCGAGGTCTACCGCAGGATCGGTGAGGGAGGGGCGGAGCTCGAGCGCCAGGAGTTGCCGTGAGGCGCCGGGAGGCGCGTAGCCCTTCCACCCCGCAGCACGAGCGGGCCGACCTCCCCGCCCTTGCCGACCGCGAGGGAGTGCTGGAGGAGCTGGTGCGCGTGATCTGCGAGGCGTGGGCGTCGTTCGACGCCCCGCGCCCCGCCGAGCCGCAGCTCGGGGAGGAGCTGGCCGCGCGCCTCGTCGCGCCGCTGCCCGAGGAGCCCGGAGACGTGGAGGACGCCCTCTCCGACGCCGCCCGGGTGCTGGACGCGAGCGTCTCGCCCTCACGCCCGCTCAACCTGGGCTACATCGGCTCGACGGGCCTCGAGATGGGCGTGCTGGGCTCGGCGCTCGCTGCCACCTACGACGTGAACCTCGCCGTCACCGCGGGCGGGGCGGACCTGGTCGAGGAGCAGGCCCTGCGCTGGCTCGCAGACTTCGTCGGCTTCCCGCTCGCGGAGGGCGCCTTCACGAGCGGCGGCATGACCTCGAACCTCACGGCGCTGCTGGCGGCGCGTGAGCGGGCGCTCCCCGGCTCGCGCACCGACGGGCTCACGGGCCGCCGGGCGGCCGTGTACTGCTCGGAGGAGGCCCACCACTCGGTGGTCCGCGCCGTCGAGGTCTGCGGCCTCGGGAGCGCCGCCGTCCGGCGCATCCCGCTCGACGACCGGCGCCGGATGCGCCCGGAAGCTCTCGATGCGGCCGTCTCCCGCGACGCCGCATCCGGTATAACTCCCGTCGCCGTGGTCGCGACGGCGGGCACGACGCTCACGGGTGCCGTTGACCCGCTGGACGAGATCGCCGACGTCTGCGGGCGCCACGGCGTCTGGATGCACGTGGACGGGGCGTACGGCCTCCCGGCCGCGGCCGTCCCGGAGACCGCGCCGCTCTTCGCCGGCCTCGAGCGGGCCGACTCGACGACCGTGGACGCCCACAAGTGGCTCGGGGTGCAGAAGAGCTGCAGCGCCGTCATGCTGCGGGAGACCGGGCGGCTGCGGGCCGCGTTCGGTCACGAGGAGCGCTACATGCTGCACGAGGGCGACGTCCCCAACCCGGTGGACCGCACGCTCGAGTATTCCCGCCCTCTGCGCTCCCTGAGGCTGTGGATGGCCCTCCGCGTCCACGGCGCCGCCCAGTACCGGATCTGGATCAAACGCACCCTCGATAACGCCCGACACCTCACCGGGCTGCTGCGCGAGGCGCCGGACTTCGAGCTCCTGCACGAGCCGATGCTCTCCACCGTCTGCTTCCGGCACGCGCCATCCGGCCTCCGCGACCCCGACGCGCACAACCTCCGCCTCGCCCGGGAGATGCAGCGCGACGGGCGCGTCTTTCTCGCTCCGGCCTCCGTGGACGGCCGGGCCTGCCTGCGTGCCTGCTTCGTGAACTTCCGCACCACCGCCCGTGATGTAGAACGCATCCTCCCCGTCGCCCGCGAGGTCGGCGGCCGGCTGGTCCGCCCCTGATCCGCTACTTTAGAATATCCCGCAGGCAGACGTTCTCTTGCGGAGGTGTGGCGCTTTGAGGTTTCTCGCGGGCTTCCGGCTCGGGCGATGGCTGGTCTGGCTCGTCTGCCGCGTGCTGAACAGGCCGCTGCCCGTCCCGCACGCGGCGGAGTGGATGAGGATTCCCGAGCACTCCGTGGACCAGGTGCTGGAGACCGGCGCCCTGAAGAGCCTCTACCCCCAGGACGTCCTCGAGGCCGCCCGCCGCATGGACCGCCAGCGGCGCGAGCACGACGAGCGCCACGCCGCCGGACGCCGCCCGTAGCCGCCGCGCAAGCCGCAGGTATACTCAAGTCCCGTGGACCTCTTCGACCAGTCTGGGAGGGAGAACCTCGCCGCCCGCGCCCCGCTCGCCGAGCGGCTGCGCCCGAAGACGCTCGACGAGGTCGTGGGGCAGGGGCACCTCACCGGCGAGGGCGGGCCACTTCGCGCGGCGGTAGAGCGGGGGAGGGTGGGCTCGGTGATCCTCTGGGGACCGCCCGGCACCGGGAAGACCACGCTCGCCCGCGTGCTCGCCGCCTCGGTCGAGGAGGAGTTCATTCCTTTGAGCGCCGTGACGAGCGGGGTGAAGGACCTGCGCGCCGCGCTCGACGGCGCGCGCGAGAGATTGAAGTACGAGGGGCGGGGGACGCTCCTCTTCGTGGACGAGGTCCACCGTTTCAACAAGGCCCAGCAGGACGCCCTCCTGCCGGCGCTCGAGGAGGGGCTCGTGGACTTCATCGGGGCGACGACGGAGAACCCCTCCTTCGAGGTGACGGCGCCGCTCCTCTCCCGCTCGCGCGTGCTGCGCCTCCGCCCGCTCTCGGAGGGGGACCTGGAGACGCTTCTGGAGCGCGGGCTCTCGGAGCTCGGGGTGGGGATCTCCGGCGACGCACGCGACTACCTGCTCCGGCTGGCGGGCGGGGACGCGCGCAGGATGCTCAACGCCCTGGAGGTCGCCGCCGCGGGGAAGGGGCGCGTGGAGGTGAAGGATGTGGAGCGGGCGCTCGGGCAGCGGGCGCTCCGCTACGGGCGCGAGGAGCACTACGACGTCACAAGCGCCTTCATAAAGAGCGTGCGCGGCGGCGACCCGGACGCGGCTTTGCACTACCTGGCGCGCATGATCGAGGCGGGGGAGGACCCGATCTTCATCGCCCGCCGCCTCGTGATCCTGGCCTCAGAGGACGTCGGCAACGCAGACCCGCACGCCCTGCCGCTCGCCGTGGCCGCCGCCCAGGCCGTCCAGCTCATCGGCATGCCCGAGGGGCGCATCCCGCTCGCACAGGCGACCGCCTACCTCGCCTCCGCCCCCAAGTCCAACGCCGCCTACGCCGGAATAAATGAGGCGCTCGCCGACGTGCGCCGCGGCGCGACGCCCGAGGTGCCCCTGCACCTGCGCAACGCCCCGACCGGCCTCATGAGGGAGGAGGGCTACGGCGAGGGCTACCGCTACGCCCACGCCGACGAGCCGGAGGGGATGAACCAGCGCTACCTGCCCGAAGAGCTCGCCGGGCGCGTTTACTACGCGCCCAAAGAGAGCGGGGCGGAGGCGGGGATCAAGGCCAGGCTGGACCGGTGGAGGACGGAGAAGAAGCGGCGCGAGGCCGAACGCGACGAAAGCCCACAGTAGCAGAAGACCATAACACCTCTCACCCATGAGCTAGGCAGGCCGGTCCCCGGACAGCCTGCATCATAGGGTCCGGCAAACCTATGCTCGCCTCCCAAGCCTTCCGCATACCGCTTGACACTCTGCTATTTTAATGTTACAGGACTTACGCGGTAGGGTGATTGATCGACCCCAAAACCAAGGGACATCACAACCGGATACGATGAGGTTTGCCCAAACCAATCGCAACCGGCGGAGGTTCCTCCATGACGTCCCGACTGTATCGTACCACCCGTCCTCTGGCCGCCCAGGTTGCCCTCATGCTGTGTCGCCTCGGCATCGGCGAAGTGGGCACCCCGACAACAACCGGGCTGATCACGCTGTACGTGAGCGGCCTTATCCTTTTGGATGGGCGTCAGACGCATACCCACGCGTGGCGCTCTTTCTGCCTGGCCGAGCTCACGATGCGCTCAACCGGCTTTTGAGGGTGATGCTCCTCTCCACGAGGGCGCTGATGGGAGTGCTGATCGCTTGGATCAAGCGCCACGGGGAGGAGGATGGCTACCTCTGCCTGGACGACTGCCTCATCGAGAAGGCTTTCGCCAAAAAGCTTCCCTGGGCCGGGTGGACCTACTCCTTCGCCAAGAAGCGCAAGGTCTACGGGTTGCACATCGTGGTGCTCTTGTGGTGCACGAGCGACGGTCGCTGGCGCATCCCCGTGGCCTTCCGCTTGTGGCGCCCCAAACGCTCGTGTGCTCCACACACCTACCGGACCAAGCTCAGGCTGGCGGAGGTTATGATCAAGGAGGTCATCGGTTCGGGACTCAAAGCTCGCTACATCGTCTTCGACACCCACTACACGGCCGGGTGGTTCACCAAGATGGTGAGAAGGCTCGGGCTCGTCTGGGTGGGCACGCTGCCTCCTCGGACGAGCGTCGTCTGGCGCGGCCAAAGGCGATCAGTCGCCGAGTTGGCTCGGAGAGTGCCCCTCAAGTGGCACAAGCGGCTCGGGATGCGTGCCACAGCCGTGGTAGTCTACGCTCCCAAGTATGGCTCCTTGCGGTTGGTTGTGACCAGAAACCGTCACGGCAACCACGAGTACATCGTCACAAACGATCCGGGAGGGGATCTCACCACGGTAGTTTTGCGCAAGATGCGCCGCTGGAGCATCGAGACGCTCTTCCGCGACAGCAAGCAGTTTGCGGGTTTGGAGGCGTGCCAATGCCGGGTGGACCAAGCGATGGTGCGCCACGTCGGCCTCGTTTTGCTCACCTGCGTCGTTATGCAGATGATGCGCCGGTTCATGGGCGAGAGCGTGGGTTCGGTCAAGGAGCGCTGGCAGTTGGAGGTGATGCGAGACGGCGAATCTTCCCCTCCACTCCTCAAGGCTTGTCCGCTTCATCTGCGGGCCACCGCGTAAGTCCTGTAACATAAATAAATCACTTCAATAATATGAAGGTTGACAGATTCAGTAGCTGGCTCCAACGATATAAACGGGCGTGGGAGAACCGTGATCCTCACGCTGCGCAAGAGTTGTTTACCGAAAATGCCACCTACCAAGAGACGCCCTTCACCGAACCGCTGCGAGGTCGTGAGGCGATCTATGCGTATTGGTCCGATGTGCCAAACTCGCAAGATCAGGTGAGATTTGAGAGCAACATCATCGCCGTTACCGAGCAACTTTGTGTAGCCTGGTGGCACGCGTCGTTCATCCGTATCCCTAACAAAGCACGCGTTACATTGGACGGTATATTTGTGTTT
The Rubrobacter xylanophilus genome window above contains:
- a CDS encoding pyridoxal phosphate-dependent decarboxylase family protein; translated protein: MRRREARSPSTPQHERADLPALADREGVLEELVRVICEAWASFDAPRPAEPQLGEELAARLVAPLPEEPGDVEDALSDAARVLDASVSPSRPLNLGYIGSTGLEMGVLGSALAATYDVNLAVTAGGADLVEEQALRWLADFVGFPLAEGAFTSGGMTSNLTALLAARERALPGSRTDGLTGRRAAVYCSEEAHHSVVRAVEVCGLGSAAVRRIPLDDRRRMRPEALDAAVSRDAASGITPVAVVATAGTTLTGAVDPLDEIADVCGRHGVWMHVDGAYGLPAAAVPETAPLFAGLERADSTTVDAHKWLGVQKSCSAVMLRETGRLRAAFGHEERYMLHEGDVPNPVDRTLEYSRPLRSLRLWMALRVHGAAQYRIWIKRTLDNARHLTGLLREAPDFELLHEPMLSTVCFRHAPSGLRDPDAHNLRLAREMQRDGRVFLAPASVDGRACLRACFVNFRTTARDVERILPVAREVGGRLVRP
- a CDS encoding replication-associated recombination protein A, with the translated sequence MDLFDQSGRENLAARAPLAERLRPKTLDEVVGQGHLTGEGGPLRAAVERGRVGSVILWGPPGTGKTTLARVLAASVEEEFIPLSAVTSGVKDLRAALDGARERLKYEGRGTLLFVDEVHRFNKAQQDALLPALEEGLVDFIGATTENPSFEVTAPLLSRSRVLRLRPLSEGDLETLLERGLSELGVGISGDARDYLLRLAGGDARRMLNALEVAAAGKGRVEVKDVERALGQRALRYGREEHYDVTSAFIKSVRGGDPDAALHYLARMIEAGEDPIFIARRLVILASEDVGNADPHALPLAVAAAQAVQLIGMPEGRIPLAQATAYLASAPKSNAAYAGINEALADVRRGATPEVPLHLRNAPTGLMREEGYGEGYRYAHADEPEGMNQRYLPEELAGRVYYAPKESGAEAGIKARLDRWRTEKKRREAERDESPQ
- a CDS encoding APC family permease yields the protein MSSMETPTPTPAASESAKLHRRALGVPDLVFFIVAASAPLTAVAGGQAATYLVTGNRGVPFMFIPLGIILALFAVGYAAMSRHVANAGAFYSYVARGLGKAPGVGAAFVALIAYNAMQIGIYGLFGVAMGAFMSGYLGVELPWWAWCLIGAGVIGVLGVLQIDLNARVLAVALVLEVLVVALFDLAVFADPGPQGLSLVGFDPTVAFGAAAGATLTFCVASFVGFESAAIYSEECRDPRRTVARATFIAVGLIAAFYALSSWLLSVAAGPDTIVNPARLVESGFATAGNPDPTTVLFVAGAERLGEIWGTAAALLFATSLFAALLSFHNAVARYAFALGREGVLPRAFGTVHAITGAPVVASLAQTVLAVSVVGIFALAAADPVLTLFTWLTNLGALGVLLLMTVTSFAVVGYFRRRPEEGLGRWTTAVAPAVAGALLLVVFVLGVTNFNVLITGSTEAPTDPMTIVLPAILFGGGVLGLLVGAILKARRSEVYRRIGEGGAELERQELP
- a CDS encoding nuclear transport factor 2 family protein, with protein sequence MKVDRFSSWLQRYKRAWENRDPHAAQELFTENATYQETPFTEPLRGREAIYAYWSDVPNSQDQVRFESNIIAVTEQLCVAWWHASFIRIPNKARVTLDGIFVFSLNEAGLCTEFREWWHRQE
- a CDS encoding transposase; the encoded protein is MRFAQTNRNRRRFLHDVPTVSYHPSSGRPGCPHAVSPRHRRSGHPDNNRADHAVRERPYPFGWASDAYPRVALFLPGRAHDALNRLLRVMLLSTRALMGVLIAWIKRHGEEDGYLCLDDCLIEKAFAKKLPWAGWTYSFAKKRKVYGLHIVVLLWCTSDGRWRIPVAFRLWRPKRSCAPHTYRTKLRLAEVMIKEVIGSGLKARYIVFDTHYTAGWFTKMVRRLGLVWVGTLPPRTSVVWRGQRRSVAELARRVPLKWHKRLGMRATAVVVYAPKYGSLRLVVTRNRHGNHEYIVTNDPGGDLTTVVLRKMRRWSIETLFRDSKQFAGLEACQCRVDQAMVRHVGLVLLTCVVMQMMRRFMGESVGSVKERWQLEVMRDGESSPPLLKACPLHLRATA